From the genome of Populus alba chromosome 10, ASM523922v2, whole genome shotgun sequence, one region includes:
- the LOC118044521 gene encoding TORTIFOLIA1-like protein 4 isoform X3, which produces MSPLQKPPVANDLKHRVIICLNKLSDRDTVSVATTELEAIAKNLSTPDSFSHFLNCIHNTDSSSKSPVRKQCVSLLTLLSRSHGNSLSPHLSKMISTITRRLRDPDSAVRSACVEATFAMSSQITEPPFSTLSKPLIDLLTIDQDLNAQIGAALCLAAAIEAAPEPEVEQLRKVLPRLGKLVKGEGFKAKAALLSVIRSIVGVGGASSKGILDWLVPCLVEFLGSEDWAARKAAAEALGKVASIEKKLAKEHKATCLTSLETRRFDKVKVVRETMNRTMELWKEVPGISQESSVPSQSTCSSIDNVVGICISTASKNSKDVGFRTPLSKKTVPAIRFSPSDASSVTATKKQSPAKSNDHNSKTGMLHKLGHDRHSAWKIEITTPQGKVSGDDTRNDSEVLGSGQNGDGTGSMRETRRVLFGSIRDDKWNKFGGLKSGPRAVPFQEDESCYNKDVEVSSSTEDFYENHKDYEDLSLIREQLIQIENQQSSLLDLLQGYIGRSQNS; this is translated from the exons ATGTCTCCTCTCCAAAAACCACCGGTTGCCAATGATCTCAAGCACCGTGTCATAATCTGTCTCAACAAGCTCTCCGACCGTGACACTGTCTCCGTTGCCACCACAGAGCTCGAGGCTATAGCTAAAAACTTGTCTACTCCCGACTCCTTCTCACATTTCCTAAACTGTATTCACAACACTGATTCCTCCTCTAAATCTCCTGTCCGAAAACAATGCGTCTCTCTTTTAACTCTCCTCTCTCGCTCCCATGGCAACTCCCTCTCACCCCACCTCTCCAAAATGATATCCACCATCACTCGCCGCCTCCGCGACCCCGACTCTGCCGTCCGCTCTGCCTGCGTCGAAGCCACCTTCGCCATGTCTTCTCAGATCACGGAACCCCCCTTCTCAACTCTCTCCAAGCCGCTTATAGACTTGCTGACTATTGACCAGGATCTCAACGCTCAGATCGGGGCAGCCTTGTGTTTGGCGGCGGCCATTGAGGCAGCGCCAGAGCCAGAGGTAGAGCAGTTGAGGAAGGTGCTGCCGAGGCTTGGAAAGCTGGTTAAAGGAGAGGGGTTTAAAGCTAAGGCGGCTTTGTTGAGTGTGATTAGGAGTATTGTTGGCGTTGGTGGGGCGTCAAGTAAGGGAATTTTGGATTGGTTAGTGCCGTGTTTGGTAGAGTTTTTGGGTAGTGAAGATTGGGCCGCCAGAAAAGCCGCTGCTGAGGCCTTAGGGAAGGTGGCATCAATAGAGAAGAAGTTGGCGAAGGAACATAAAGCTACCTGTTTGACTTCTCTAGAGACCAGGAGGTTTGATAAG gtgaaggTGGTCAGGGAGACTATGAATCGTACAATGGAGTTGTGGAAGGAAGTACCAGGCATTTCTCAGGAAAGTTCAGTTCCATCTCAATCTACATGTTCTTCTATAG ATAATGTTGTTGGTATATGCATCTCCACTGCCTCCAAAAATTCTAAAGACGTTGGTTTCAGAACTCCTTTATCTAAGAAAACAGTCCCTGCAATTAGGTTCTCTCCTTCTGATGCTTCATCCGTGACAGCTACCAAAAAACAAAGCCCCGCAAAGAGCAATGACCACAATTCAAAGACAGGAATGTTACATAAGCTGGGCCATGATAGACACTCTGCTTGGAAAATTGAAATTACTACACCACAAGGAAAAGTTAGCGGTGATGATACAAGGAATGATTCTGAAGTTTTGGGATCAGGGCAGAATGGGGATGGAACAGGTTCTATGCGAGAAACAAGACGTGTCCTCTTCGGTAGCATCCGAGATGATAAATGGAACAAGTTCGGTGGTTTGAAATCTGGGCCACGCGCGGTTCCATTTCAGGAGGATGAAAGCTGTTACAACAAAGATGTTGAAGTGAGCAGTTCTACTGAAGATTTTTATGAGAACCACAAAGATTACGAGGATCTGTCTTTAATCCGTGAACAGCTTATTCAGATTGAAAACCAGCAGTCTAGTCTTTTAGACCTTCTCCAG gGATACATCGGGAGGTCCCAG
- the LOC118044521 gene encoding TORTIFOLIA1-like protein 4 isoform X2, whose amino-acid sequence MSPLQKPPVANDLKHRVIICLNKLSDRDTVSVATTELEAIAKNLSTPDSFSHFLNCIHNTDSSSKSPVRKQCVSLLTLLSRSHGNSLSPHLSKMISTITRRLRDPDSAVRSACVEATFAMSSQITEPPFSTLSKPLIDLLTIDQDLNAQIGAALCLAAAIEAAPEPEVEQLRKVLPRLGKLVKGEGFKAKAALLSVIRSIVGVGGASSKGILDWLVPCLVEFLGSEDWAARKAAAEALGKVASIEKKLAKEHKATCLTSLETRRFDKVKVVRETMNRTMELWKEVPGISQESSVPSQSTCSSIDNVVGICISTASKNSKDVGFRTPLSKKTVPAIRFSPSDASSVTATKKQSPAKSNDHNSKTGMLHKLGHDRHSAWKIEITTPQGKVSGDDTRNDSEVLGSGQNGDGTGSMRETRRVLFGSIRDDKWNKFGGLKSGPRAVPFQEDESCYNKDVEVSSSTEDFYENHKDYEDLSLIREQLIQIENQQSSLLDLLQWKILWCSNVEK is encoded by the exons ATGTCTCCTCTCCAAAAACCACCGGTTGCCAATGATCTCAAGCACCGTGTCATAATCTGTCTCAACAAGCTCTCCGACCGTGACACTGTCTCCGTTGCCACCACAGAGCTCGAGGCTATAGCTAAAAACTTGTCTACTCCCGACTCCTTCTCACATTTCCTAAACTGTATTCACAACACTGATTCCTCCTCTAAATCTCCTGTCCGAAAACAATGCGTCTCTCTTTTAACTCTCCTCTCTCGCTCCCATGGCAACTCCCTCTCACCCCACCTCTCCAAAATGATATCCACCATCACTCGCCGCCTCCGCGACCCCGACTCTGCCGTCCGCTCTGCCTGCGTCGAAGCCACCTTCGCCATGTCTTCTCAGATCACGGAACCCCCCTTCTCAACTCTCTCCAAGCCGCTTATAGACTTGCTGACTATTGACCAGGATCTCAACGCTCAGATCGGGGCAGCCTTGTGTTTGGCGGCGGCCATTGAGGCAGCGCCAGAGCCAGAGGTAGAGCAGTTGAGGAAGGTGCTGCCGAGGCTTGGAAAGCTGGTTAAAGGAGAGGGGTTTAAAGCTAAGGCGGCTTTGTTGAGTGTGATTAGGAGTATTGTTGGCGTTGGTGGGGCGTCAAGTAAGGGAATTTTGGATTGGTTAGTGCCGTGTTTGGTAGAGTTTTTGGGTAGTGAAGATTGGGCCGCCAGAAAAGCCGCTGCTGAGGCCTTAGGGAAGGTGGCATCAATAGAGAAGAAGTTGGCGAAGGAACATAAAGCTACCTGTTTGACTTCTCTAGAGACCAGGAGGTTTGATAAG gtgaaggTGGTCAGGGAGACTATGAATCGTACAATGGAGTTGTGGAAGGAAGTACCAGGCATTTCTCAGGAAAGTTCAGTTCCATCTCAATCTACATGTTCTTCTATAG ATAATGTTGTTGGTATATGCATCTCCACTGCCTCCAAAAATTCTAAAGACGTTGGTTTCAGAACTCCTTTATCTAAGAAAACAGTCCCTGCAATTAGGTTCTCTCCTTCTGATGCTTCATCCGTGACAGCTACCAAAAAACAAAGCCCCGCAAAGAGCAATGACCACAATTCAAAGACAGGAATGTTACATAAGCTGGGCCATGATAGACACTCTGCTTGGAAAATTGAAATTACTACACCACAAGGAAAAGTTAGCGGTGATGATACAAGGAATGATTCTGAAGTTTTGGGATCAGGGCAGAATGGGGATGGAACAGGTTCTATGCGAGAAACAAGACGTGTCCTCTTCGGTAGCATCCGAGATGATAAATGGAACAAGTTCGGTGGTTTGAAATCTGGGCCACGCGCGGTTCCATTTCAGGAGGATGAAAGCTGTTACAACAAAGATGTTGAAGTGAGCAGTTCTACTGAAGATTTTTATGAGAACCACAAAGATTACGAGGATCTGTCTTTAATCCGTGAACAGCTTATTCAGATTGAAAACCAGCAGTCTAGTCTTTTAGACCTTCTCCAG TGGAAAATACTGTGGTGCTCAAATGTTGAAAAGTAA